The DNA segment GCCAGAAACATGGTGGCTGAGATGAAAAGCCCAAAGGTTACCTCGGGACTCATCATTTTCCCATCTCCATCCTCTCAAGCGTCTCCATTATCGCCCCTATCTCCATCCTCAGCTCGCTCAGGACTTCCCTGCCCAGCTTCGTCAGGGAGTAGTACTTCCTCGGCCTTCCGCCAACCTCGGCCCAGGTGTCCTGAACCAGCCCGGTCTTTTTCAGGCTCTTGAGGATGTCGTACAGGGCCCCTTCACTGGGCACGATTCTGCCGTCGCTGAGTTCGATTAACCTCTTCCGTATCGCGTAGCCGTGGAGCTCTTCCTCCCTCTCCAGGAGCAGGAGCACCAGGTACGAGTAGAGCCCAGAGCGGAGGTCTTTTCTCAGCTTCTTGAGGGCTTTCTCCTTTCTGTCAACCAGCACGTCGCTCACCACAGGGCTTCCTCTTCCTTCGGGAGCTCGACCTTTGCCTTTGGAATCATGTAATAGAGCAGCCCCAGTGCGGCGAGGGCGGTTATAAACTCTACCGCGTACATGACCGGCTCGCTTTTCGTGAGCTGGTAATAAGCTGCCAGGGAATCGATGAGGGTATGAATACCTATCATGGCGAGGAGTCCCTCCTTCCCGTAGCCTTCGCTGTAAGTATAGGCCAGGTATATCCCTGTCCCAACGTGGAAGAGCACCACGAAGTAGCGCTCCACCATTGAGAGGAGCGCCGTGCTTAACGGTACGTCGAGCGGTTTTCCGGTCGCCATAGCTCCGGCGAGGGCCGCCCCGGCTATGAGGAAGACCTCCGTTACTCCGAAGCCCAGCCCCATGAACAGGCCGGTGTTCAGACTCTTCCCCTTTACCAGGAGGTATTTTGCCCCCTCCTGAACTATGCCGGCGATGAGTCCGAACCATATCGAGACACCCACGACGAAGGCCGTCCCCCTGGCTATGACGTCTGCGTTGGACTTTATCCCCATTCCGAGGAGCGGGAGCTGCTGGAGGGGATTCTGGATTATCATCGCAATGAAGAAGGCCGCTAAGCCTAAGAGAAACTCGCCCCACCTCTGCTTTTCGAAGCCGAGGAAGTACAGCGTTGCCCATGCCAGCAGTCCGCCGAGTATGGGGAACGGAAGGAGGTACATGCTCACTCCTCCAGCTTTTCAACGACCACCGCCGTACCGTAGGCGTATATCTCAGCCATGCCCGAGGCAACAGCTGAAGTCATGAAGCGGACCCCTATGACGGCATTGGCCCCCATGTCCTCCGCGTGGAGCCTCATCCTCCTCAGCGCCTCCTCCCTGGCCTCTGCCAGCATCTGGGTGTACTCCTGCACTTCACCGCCCTTCAGGTTCTTGAAGAATGCCATTATGTCCCTCCCGACGTGGGTTGCCCTGACTATGCCACCCCTGGCAAGGCCTCTGACCTCGACCACCCTATACCCCGGAATTTTCTCGGTGGTCGTTATGATGAACTCATCCATACCCACCACCCCGATGCATCGAACTTCGAGGTATTATCTGCTTTAGAATATTTAAGGATTTCTGTCCGGAAAAAGAATGGAGAAGAATCAGGCCGAGTGGTAGTATATCACGTAGGTGTCACCGTCGTCGTAGACCTCCTGCGGCGCGACTCCGTTGAGGTACTTCCAGCTGAAGCCGGGGTTTGCATCTATATCCGGTCCGCCGGCGGCTATGTAGGATGCCCACACAAGCTCTGAGCAGTAGTAGCTGTCACCGTAGACCTGCTTCGTCCACCAGCCCCAGTCGTAGGGCTTGCCCAGCTGTTGGAGGGCGAAGGAAACCGCGTTCTGCCTTACGTAGTCGGTGGTGGCAACGCGCAGAACCGCAACCGTGTCGTACCTCCTGAGGAAGTCTGAGAGATAAACAAGTCTGACCGCACTTGGGTCATCCCATGCCTCAACGACAACCCAGTCGTTTGCGTAGTAGTCATAGTAGGCTATGATCCCTGTGTGCGTCCAGTAGCCTGGGATTACGATGCTGCTCAATGGGTTGTGTCCTATGACGATGTCTCCGGGCACTATTCCGGTTGGGTATGGGTGGTAGTAGTTTGAACCGCCCAGACTGCCGGATGCTGCAACCGGATTCAACATTGTCGCGAGTATCAACAGGGCAACTATTGGAGCGGCCGTTTTCATTCGGAACACCTCCAAAATATTGAAAAAATTTAGTGCATTAATGTTTAATAAAGATTTCGGTTGCACGTTTGTGGCATATAATGTATTTTTACGTTCACTAAAACACTGTACACTTCTGCGAATCGGTGATGATTTAAAGGGTTCCTTCCAACATTTGTTGGTGGGTTCAATGCACGAAGTTTCGAGCCGCGAGATACTGAAAACCCTTCGAGAGCTCAACGCTGAGCGGGTACTCATCCAGACACCTGAGGGGCTGAAGAGAGAGGCCCAGTCTCTGGCCGACTTCCTTGAGGAGAACGGGATCGAGGCAATAATAAGCGGGGACATAAACTACGGCGCCTGCGATCCGGCCGATAGGGAAGCAAAGCTACTCGGCTGCGACGCACTGATACACCTCGGTCACAGCTACATGCGCCTCCATCTGGAGGTTCCCACGATATTTATCCCGGCCTTTGCCGGGGTGGACGTTGTTCCGGCCCTGGAGAAGAATCTGGGGGAAGTCCGAAAGCTCGGGAAGAGGATAGCCCTCGTCACGACGGCCCAGCACATTCACCAGCTCAGAAGGGCGAAGGAGTTCCTGGAAGGGAAAGGCTTTGAGGTCCTAATCGGAAAGGGCGACTCCCGCGTTTCTTGGCCCGGCCAGGTTCTCGGATGTAACTTTACGGCGGCAAAGGTTGATGCGGAAGGAGTTCTCTTCATCGGCGCCGGCTATTTCCACCCCCTCGGCGTTGCGGTCGCGACGGGTAAACCGACCTTGGCGGTCAACCCCTACTCCGGCGATGCTATGTGGATGGACCGGGAGTCTGAGAGACTCATAAGGAAGCGCTGGGCTCAGATAGCAAAGGCCATGGACGCTCAAAAGTTCGGCGTAGTAACCAGCACCAAAAAGGGCCAGCTTCGCTTGGCTGAGGCGAAGCGCATCGTCAACCTCCTCCGGGAGCACGGGAAATACGCGAGGCTCATAGCCATGAACCACATTAACTACCCGGCTTTGGAAGGCTTCGACTTCGATGCTTACGTCGTCGTTGCCTGTCCCCGAGTGCCTATAGACGACTACGAGAACTGGAGGAAGCCCGTGCTGACGCCGGCCGAGGTGGAGGTACTGCTTGGCCTCCGCGAGGACTACGCTTTCGATGAGATACTCGGGGCTGAACGAAAATTCGATGAGCCTCTTGGAGTGAGTGTCAGGTAGCTCTACCGCTCCTTTCAAGGCTCCTCAGAACGTTTAGGGCATCCTCCCGCGTTCTTACCCGCACTCTGATGCCATTTTCATTTGCCAAATCTTGTATCAACTTTTTAGTTGGA comes from the Thermococcus thioreducens genome and includes:
- a CDS encoding PadR family transcriptional regulator produces the protein MLVDRKEKALKKLRKDLRSGLYSYLVLLLLEREEELHGYAIRKRLIELSDGRIVPSEGALYDILKSLKKTGLVQDTWAEVGGRPRKYYSLTKLGREVLSELRMEIGAIMETLERMEMGK
- a CDS encoding heavy metal-binding domain-containing protein; the protein is MDEFIITTTEKIPGYRVVEVRGLARGGIVRATHVGRDIMAFFKNLKGGEVQEYTQMLAEAREEALRRMRLHAEDMGANAVIGVRFMTSAVASGMAEIYAYGTAVVVEKLEE
- a CDS encoding YiiX/YebB-like N1pC/P60 family cysteine hydrolase, giving the protein MKTAAPIVALLILATMLNPVAASGSLGGSNYYHPYPTGIVPGDIVIGHNPLSSIVIPGYWTHTGIIAYYDYYANDWVVVEAWDDPSAVRLVYLSDFLRRYDTVAVLRVATTDYVRQNAVSFALQQLGKPYDWGWWTKQVYGDSYYCSELVWASYIAAGGPDIDANPGFSWKYLNGVAPQEVYDDGDTYVIYYHSA
- the dph2 gene encoding diphthamide biosynthesis enzyme Dph2; this encodes MHEVSSREILKTLRELNAERVLIQTPEGLKREAQSLADFLEENGIEAIISGDINYGACDPADREAKLLGCDALIHLGHSYMRLHLEVPTIFIPAFAGVDVVPALEKNLGEVRKLGKRIALVTTAQHIHQLRRAKEFLEGKGFEVLIGKGDSRVSWPGQVLGCNFTAAKVDAEGVLFIGAGYFHPLGVAVATGKPTLAVNPYSGDAMWMDRESERLIRKRWAQIAKAMDAQKFGVVTSTKKGQLRLAEAKRIVNLLREHGKYARLIAMNHINYPALEGFDFDAYVVVACPRVPIDDYENWRKPVLTPAEVEVLLGLREDYAFDEILGAERKFDEPLGVSVR